From Pseudodesulfovibrio alkaliphilus:
TCCGGGGATCTCTCTTCCGAACCAAGACCGGAGAACTGACCGTCATGACCCGGCAGTTCAAGCTGATCACCAAGTCCATGCGTCCGCTGCCGGACAAGTATCACGGCCTCAAGGATGTGGAGACCCGATACCGGCAGCGTTACGTGGACCTTATCGTCACGCCACGGACCAAGGAAATATTCATGGCCCGCACGGCCGTGGTGCGCGAGTTGCGCCGTTTTCTGGATGAGAAGGGCTTCATGGAGGTGGAAACTCCCATGATGCAGGCCATTCCCGGTGGGGCAACGGCCAAACCCTTCGAGACCCATCACAATGCCCTGGACATGAAGCTCTACATGCGCATCGCGCCGGAGCTGTACCTCAAGCGGCTTCTGGTGGGCGGGTTCGAAAAGGTCTACGAGATCAACCGCAACTTCCGCAACGAAGGCATCTCGACACAGCACAATCCCGAGTTCACGATGCTTGAATTCTACTGTGCCTACGCCAACTTCGAGGATCTGATGGACCTGACCGAGGAGATGTTCTCCCGGATCGCGCAAAAGGTCACAGGCTCAACGATTGTGCCGTATCAGGGCGAGATGATCGATCTTTCTGTCGGGGCATGGACCAGGATGTCATTTCACGATTCGCTGGAGAAAATCGGCGGTCTATCGCGTGAAGTGTTTGCCGACTATGAGCAGTGCAAGGCCCTGGTCAAGGCCAGGGGGGAGAAGGTGGCCGAGGGGGAGAAGCTTGGTAAGCTTCAGGCCAAGCTCTTTGATATTCTGGTGGAGCCCCGTTTGGTTCAGCCCCATTTCATTTATCATTACCCAACGGACATCTCGCCCCTTTCCCGCCGCAACGAGGAGAATCCGGACATCACCGACCGATTCGAACTGTTCATGACCGGCCGGGAGATGGCCAACGCCTTTTCCGAGCTCAACGATCCCGTGGATCAGCGGGGACGGTTCGAAGAGCAGGTGCGCGAGAAGGAGGCGGGCGATGAAGAGGCGCATTTCATGGACGATGATTACGTTCGTGCTCTGGAATACGGCATGCCCCCCGCCGCTGGACAGGGGGTCGGCATCGACAGGCTGGTCATGCTTCTGACCGACAGCGCCTCTATTCGTGAGGTCATCTTGTTTCCGTTGTTGCGGCCGGAGGTTGGGTAAGGCCCCATGCGTCACATGACACGAGTGAGCCTATGAGATTCGAGACGTTTGTCGCGCTGAGATATCTGTTCGCCCTGCGCAGGCAGGCGTTTATATCCATCATTTCGCTTTTTGCCGTTTTCGGAGTGGCCATCGGGGTCGGTGCGCTCATCGTGGTCATTGGTGTGATGAACGGTTTTTCGACCGACCTGCGCGACAAGATTCTTGGCGTGAACGCCCACATCCTCGTCTCCTCCCTGCGGGGAGGCATCAAGGATTACCGCGAGATGGCCCATCAGGCCACCCAGGTTCCGGGCGTAATCGGCGTCACTCCCTTTGTGTATTCCGAGGTCATGCTCTCTACTCGCAACGGGGTCAAGGGCGTGGTTCTGCGCGGCATCGACCCTGACACTTCGGACTCGGTGCTCAGCCTTTCAAAAGACATGATCAGCGGCGGCATAGCCAATCTTGACGATTCGGCCGAGGTGCCGGGCATCATCATCGGTTCGGAGCTGGCCAACAGGCTCGGGCTGGCCCAGGGCTCGGAGGTGCATCTGCTGTCTCCTTCGGGCAGGGCCGGTGCGGCGGGTTTCACACCCAAGGTCAGGCCCTTTGTGGTGGCCGGAATCTTCAGGACAGGGATGTTCGAGTACGACTCGTCCCTTGGGTACGTGACCATTCCCGCAGCGCGCCAATTGCTCGGCTTCAAGGACGATGTGGTCTCGGGGCTCGAGGTCAGCGTCAACGATGTTTACAACGTGGAGACCGTCTCCGCGTTACTGCGCGACCGCATCGGGTCTTTTACGGTTCATGTGCGCCACTGGCAGGAGATGAACGCCAATCTCTTCGCCGCCCTGGAGCTGGAGAAGACCGCCATGTTCATCATTCTGGCCATGATCGTTCTCGTCGGTTCCTTCAGCATTGTCACGACATTGGTCATGCTGGTGATTCAGAAAACCAAGGATATTGCGGTGCTGATGTCTCTCGGCGCAGATGTTTCCAGCATCAGGCGCATTTTCATGCTGCAGGGGACGTTCATCGGACTGGCAGGAACGGTACTCGGCTTTCTCATTGGTGTGCCGGTGAGCATGTTGCTCAAGGAGTACCAGTTCATCAAGCTGCCGAGCAATGTCTACCCCGTGGACTATCTGCCGGTTCGGCTTGAGGCGCTTGACCTCGCGGCCATCGGTCTGGCGGCGTTCCTTTTGTGTTTTCTGGCGACCATTTACCCGGCGAGACGGGCTGCCGCCCTGAACCCGAGCGATGCCTTGCGTTATGAGTAAAGAGGCTATATACCGATTGATTGCCGTGGATAAGGAATTTGAAGGGCCTTCGGAAACGGTGAAAGTGCTCAAGAATGTCGACCTGAACATCGCCCAGGGAGAATCCTTGGCCATTCTCGGGTCGTCTGGCTCGGGAAAGACCACTCTTTTGCACCTTCTCGGAACGCTGGACACGGCAACCTCGGGCAAGATATTTCTCGACGACGTTGATCTTAGCACTCTGGGTGGCAGACAGCGTGCGCGGCTGCGTAACCGCGACATTGGGTTCGTGTTTCAGTTCCACCATCTGCTTCCGGAGTTCACGACCCTCGAGAATGTGGCCATGCCTGCCTTCATCGCGGGCAAGGGGCGGAGCGAGGGTATCAGGATGGCGGCCGAGACCTTGGAAATGGTCGGTCTCGGACACCGGGCGCAGCATAAGGTGACGACCCTGTCGGGAGGCGAGCGCCAGCGGGCGGCCATTGCCAGGGCGATTCTCCTTAAGCCGAGCGTATTGCTGGCTGACGAGCCCACTGGCAACCTTGACGAGGAGAACGGCTCCAGGATCGGGGAGCTTCTCGTTGCATTGAATGAAGAGTTGGGTATGACTTTTGTTGTCGTGACGCATAACCCGGCCCTGGCCGGGATGATGCACAGGCGGCTGGAATTGCGCTCAGGAGAATTGTATGCTCATTAGTCGCGCTCGCATGATGGCGATCCTGGTCTTGGTTACACTTTTGCTCGTCCACGCTGGCATTGCTCGTGCGCAGAGTGTCGCCGGGGATGTCAGGGTCGCTGTTTTGCCTTTTGTCATCAACGCAGGTGACGAGTTCTCCTATCTCAAGGACAGTCTGCCGGAACTCCTGGCTGATCGATTGCGCGATGTGGGTTTCGATGTGGTGGCTGGAACTGAGGTCAGGAACGTACTTCATGACAAGAATATCACCTCGGTGACAACAACCACGGCACGTGAGGTGGCCATGCTTACCGGGGCTGGTTTCGCGGTCTTCGGCGCCATGAACCAGATCGGAAATGCCATTTCGCTGGATTCACGGCTCGTGGATGCCTACGGCAGTGATGGCGGAAAATCGATCTCCGTGACCAAGGACGGGCTCATCAATTTGTTGCCGGCCGTTGACGATCTGGTGGCTCGTATGCGGGTGGACCTGCTCAAGCTCGAAGTTGTTGCCGAGGTGGACGTCGAGGGAACCAAGGTGCTGGACAAGGACGTGGTTCTCATGCGCCTCACCATCCAAAGAGGCGACATGCTCACGGCGAAGGCCGCCAACACTGCGTTGAAGAATATTTATGATCTCGGATATTTCGATGATGTCAGAGTGCGCATCGATGATGTGCCCGAGGGCAAGCGCGTGGTTTTTGTCGTTGTGGAGAAGCCGCGCATCCAGGCATTGGGCGTCCGTGGTTCAGACGCTATCAAGTCCGGGGACATTCTGGAAGCCGTGTCCACCAAGAAGGGGGGCCTGGTCAACCCCAAGGTGCTGGCCGACGACATCCGCGTCATTCGGGAAATGTACCGCAAGGACGGCTACTACAAGGCCAAGGTGTCCCATGAAATCGAGGACGCCGGGAGCGGCGTCGCCCGCCTGACGTTCGTCGTGGACGAAGGCCCCAAGCTGTACATCACCGATGTGGTCATCGACGGGGCCAAGCAGCTCGATCCCTCTGACATCAAGGGGGTGTTGGCTCTCAAGGAGCGCGGAATGTTCTCCTGGATAACCAATACCGGCGTGCTCAAGGAAGAACTTTTGGACCGCGATGCCGCCGCCATTGAGGCGTATTACAACAGCAAGGGCTTTATCGAGGTCCGTGTGGGCAGGCCCGAGGTGGACATCAAGGATAACGGCATCACCGTCACCTATCAGGTTTGGGAAGGCAATCGCTACAAGATGGGCGATACCATCTTCAAGGGGGATCTCATTGAGGACCCGAGCAAGCTCGCTGAAATTACCGACATCGGCAAACTCAAGGACAAAGATGAATACTTCGATCGTTCCCTGCTCAAGGGAGATGTCGATAAGCTGACGACGTATTACAATGATTACGGATATGCCTATACGGATGTGAAGGTGAACCTCAGGGACAATCCCGAAACCCAGATTGTCGATGTGGTCTACACCATCTCCAAACATCAGCGGGTGCATATCCGCCGTGTGCTCATTGAAGGCAATACCGTCACCCGTGATAACGTCATACTGCGTGACATGCGGCTTGCCGATGGCGACATGTTCAGCGGCGAGAAGCTCAAGCGCTCCCACGAGCGACTGACCAATCTCGGATATTTCGAGAGAGTGGATATTTCGCCGGTTCCCACGGGTAACCCGGAAGAGATGGACCTTGTCGTCAAGGTCAAGGACAAACCCACTGGTCGTATCGGCGGCGGTATCGGCTATTCCACCTATGACAATGTTTACCTCGCGGCCCAGGTTTCCGAGTCAAACCTCTTCGGCAAGGGATACCTGCTTTCCCTCAACGGCGCATTCAGTGGCCGGAAGACCGTCTATACCTTGACCTTCCGCAATCCCAATCTCAATGATTCCGAGGTGGGCATGACTCTTGAGGCCCACAAACGCGACGAGGAATACAACACCTACACCAAGCGTTCGGTGGGAGGTGTCGCAAGTTTCGACTATCCCATCGGCGAATACACCACAGTGGCTTGGGACTATACAGCAGAGTATTATGTGCTGTCAGACATCAGCAGCGATGCGTCCCAGTCGGTCAGGGACGACGAGGGTTCTCATTTCCTCAGCAAGCTGGGTGTCGGCATCAGCCGCGATACACGTGACAATTTCATGTTCACCACCAGCGGCACGGTCACGACTCTCGGCGTAGCCTATGGCGGAGGGCCTCTCGGTGGAACAGATGATTTTGTCAAATATACCGGGTCTTTCCAGTGGTACACTCCGGCTCTGGAAGAGGTCGTGTTCTTCTCCAAGGTATGGGGCGGCTACCTGCACCGGAATTTCGGCAACTCCGAAGTGCCGACGGACCAACGGTTCGAGCTTGGCGGCGTGGGTTCTGTTCGCGGTTATTCTTCCTATGCCATCTCGCCCCTTGACGGGAAGGACGGCGAAGAGGGCGGCAACAAGGCGTTCTATGTGAATTTTGAGCTGAGGCGGCAATTGAGCAAGGAGTACGGTATCGGCTCTCTGCTTTTCTTTGATGCAGGCAACTCGTGGAAGGAGAGCGAGATGTTCTTTTCCTCGCCTGTTCGCAAGGGCACGGCTCCAACGCTGGGGCTCTACAAGAGTGTCGGCGCGGGTATCAACTGGTATTCGCCCATGGGGCCGATCGGCATTGTCTACG
This genomic window contains:
- the lysS gene encoding lysine--tRNA ligase — its product is MLTALDARDELNSVIKTRVEKACQLLDENIHLYPNDFKRDTEIESLWARFAEVDAETLEAADHDFALAGRVVSYRSFGKVTFFHLQDRGGRIQVYAARDDLGTEQYQLFKKTDIGDIVGIRGSLFRTKTGELTVMTRQFKLITKSMRPLPDKYHGLKDVETRYRQRYVDLIVTPRTKEIFMARTAVVRELRRFLDEKGFMEVETPMMQAIPGGATAKPFETHHNALDMKLYMRIAPELYLKRLLVGGFEKVYEINRNFRNEGISTQHNPEFTMLEFYCAYANFEDLMDLTEEMFSRIAQKVTGSTIVPYQGEMIDLSVGAWTRMSFHDSLEKIGGLSREVFADYEQCKALVKARGEKVAEGEKLGKLQAKLFDILVEPRLVQPHFIYHYPTDISPLSRRNEENPDITDRFELFMTGREMANAFSELNDPVDQRGRFEEQVREKEAGDEEAHFMDDDYVRALEYGMPPAAGQGVGIDRLVMLLTDSASIREVILFPLLRPEVG
- a CDS encoding lipoprotein-releasing ABC transporter permease subunit, which encodes MRFETFVALRYLFALRRQAFISIISLFAVFGVAIGVGALIVVIGVMNGFSTDLRDKILGVNAHILVSSLRGGIKDYREMAHQATQVPGVIGVTPFVYSEVMLSTRNGVKGVVLRGIDPDTSDSVLSLSKDMISGGIANLDDSAEVPGIIIGSELANRLGLAQGSEVHLLSPSGRAGAAGFTPKVRPFVVAGIFRTGMFEYDSSLGYVTIPAARQLLGFKDDVVSGLEVSVNDVYNVETVSALLRDRIGSFTVHVRHWQEMNANLFAALELEKTAMFIILAMIVLVGSFSIVTTLVMLVIQKTKDIAVLMSLGADVSSIRRIFMLQGTFIGLAGTVLGFLIGVPVSMLLKEYQFIKLPSNVYPVDYLPVRLEALDLAAIGLAAFLLCFLATIYPARRAAALNPSDALRYE
- a CDS encoding ABC transporter ATP-binding protein gives rise to the protein MSKEAIYRLIAVDKEFEGPSETVKVLKNVDLNIAQGESLAILGSSGSGKTTLLHLLGTLDTATSGKIFLDDVDLSTLGGRQRARLRNRDIGFVFQFHHLLPEFTTLENVAMPAFIAGKGRSEGIRMAAETLEMVGLGHRAQHKVTTLSGGERQRAAIARAILLKPSVLLADEPTGNLDEENGSRIGELLVALNEELGMTFVVVTHNPALAGMMHRRLELRSGELYAH
- the bamA gene encoding outer membrane protein assembly factor BamA, whose translation is MLISRARMMAILVLVTLLLVHAGIARAQSVAGDVRVAVLPFVINAGDEFSYLKDSLPELLADRLRDVGFDVVAGTEVRNVLHDKNITSVTTTTAREVAMLTGAGFAVFGAMNQIGNAISLDSRLVDAYGSDGGKSISVTKDGLINLLPAVDDLVARMRVDLLKLEVVAEVDVEGTKVLDKDVVLMRLTIQRGDMLTAKAANTALKNIYDLGYFDDVRVRIDDVPEGKRVVFVVVEKPRIQALGVRGSDAIKSGDILEAVSTKKGGLVNPKVLADDIRVIREMYRKDGYYKAKVSHEIEDAGSGVARLTFVVDEGPKLYITDVVIDGAKQLDPSDIKGVLALKERGMFSWITNTGVLKEELLDRDAAAIEAYYNSKGFIEVRVGRPEVDIKDNGITVTYQVWEGNRYKMGDTIFKGDLIEDPSKLAEITDIGKLKDKDEYFDRSLLKGDVDKLTTYYNDYGYAYTDVKVNLRDNPETQIVDVVYTISKHQRVHIRRVLIEGNTVTRDNVILRDMRLADGDMFSGEKLKRSHERLTNLGYFERVDISPVPTGNPEEMDLVVKVKDKPTGRIGGGIGYSTYDNVYLAAQVSESNLFGKGYLLSLNGAFSGRKTVYTLTFRNPNLNDSEVGMTLEAHKRDEEYNTYTKRSVGGVASFDYPIGEYTTVAWDYTAEYYVLSDISSDASQSVRDDEGSHFLSKLGVGISRDTRDNFMFTTSGTVTTLGVAYGGGPLGGTDDFVKYTGSFQWYTPALEEVVFFSKVWGGYLHRNFGNSEVPTDQRFELGGVGSVRGYSSYAISPLDGKDGEEGGNKAFYVNFELRRQLSKEYGIGSLLFFDAGNSWKESEMFFSSPVRKGTAPTLGLYKSVGAGINWYSPMGPIGIVYGYGLDRLGGTGRHKIEMLMGQQF